A window of the Fusarium fujikuroi IMI 58289 draft genome, chromosome FFUJ_chr09 genome harbors these coding sequences:
- a CDS encoding related to tryptophan dimethylallyltransferase, translated as MLLQASQATQSVWKTLNKWLPPLSRDKDWWWKTLGPQINTLLTEADYDLNERYEALLLLYRWVVPEMGPRPRSSVAPSKSFMTDDHSPIEYSWKWISGNKKPEIRYAVELVSPLAGSKQDPFNQIPTRNLVYNLAKIIPELDLTWFEHFWHELLGPGSPTTSTSGVLTKGSTVFAALEMLHGHLSVKVYFIPVETPDFSAWHQIKHAIEASGCPNLEALNHVDAYLSSHDDGRQLRPFMLAIDLVEPAASRLKIYARSNQTSFRFVRDVMTIGGLRTDLDRSIEKFSDLWKRALGLDPDTPPEDELPKVDHLTSGAVFNFDVAPKSQIPEVKAYIPVRHYANNDLQAALGLIGYLEDHGHGGYSQSYLRGLDMLAPSGQLDQATGVQTYFAVACQGEDLSLTSYLNPQFYAAFQEPERT; from the coding sequence ATGCTTCTGCAAGCCAGCCAAGCAACTCAATCTGTATGGAAGACTCTGAACAAATGGCTTCCCCCTCTCTCACGAGACAAAGACTGGTGGTGGAAGACTCTCGGTCCACAAATCAACACCCTCCTAACAGAAGCGGACTATGACTTGAACGAGCGGTACGAAGCTCTGCTTTTGTTATACCGATGGGTTGTTCCGGAAATGGGACCCAGGCCACGGTCAAGCGTGGCACCCTCCAAAAGTTTCATGACTGATGACCACTCTCCCATTGAATATAGCTGGAAATGGATCTCTGGAAACAAGAAGCCTGAAATTAGATACGCCGTTGAGCTCGTCAGCCCCTTAGCCggaagcaagcaagatcCATTCAATCAAATTCCGACGAGGAATCTTGTTTACAACCTCGCCAAAATCATTCCCGAACTCGATCTAACGTGGTTTGAACATTTCTGGCATGAGCTGCTGGGTCCTGGGTCTCCCACAACGTCCACTTCTGGAGTTTTGACAAAAGGTTCAACTGTTTTTGCGGCCTTGGAAATGCTGCATGGTCACTTGTCTGTCAAAGTGTATTTCATACCAGTCGAAACACCAGATTTCAGTGCCTGGCACCAGATAAAACATGCGATTGAAGCATCAGGATGTCCAAATCTCGAGGCTTTAAATCACGTGGACGCCTATCTCTCCAGCCACGACGACGGAAGACAACTCCGCCCGTTCATGCTGGCCATAGACCTTGTGGAACCTGCTGCTTCGCGGCTCAAGATATACGCAAGGTCCAACCAAACTTCTTTCCGCTTTGTTAGAGACGTTATGACTATTGGTGGACTTCGCACAGACTTGGATAGGTCTATAGAGAAGTTCTCGGACTTATGGAAACGTGCACTCGGCCTCGACCCTGACACACCACCTGAAGACGAGCTACCTAAGGTGGATCATCTGACTTCCGGGGCGGTATTTAACTTTGACGTCGCACCAAAATCTCAGATTCCCGAGGTCAAGGCATATATACCAGTTCGGCACTACGCTAATAACGACCTTCAAGCTGCACTTGGGCTTATAGGGTACCTTGAAGACCACGGACATGGGGGTTACTCGCAATCTTATCTTCGTGGATTGGATATGTTGGCACCGTCAGGCCAGCTTGACCAAGCTACTGGGGTTCAGACCTACTTCGCAGTTGCGTGCCAGGGTGAGGACCTGTCTCTCACTTCATACTTGAATCCTCAATTTTATGCAGCATTTCAGGAACCAGAACGTACATAG